The genomic interval CGTCATTGCCATAGGCAGCGACAACTTGGATCGATGGTTTATCCCGATAAAAGCGTGAGATGAGGTTCTCAAGAAATAATTTGTCGCTTGGGCCTTCTACAATCAAGAAATTAGCTGGCAACAGCAAATCAGCAGGGCTGCCCCCCAACAATTGAAAAATCACGTCCTGCTTGGATTGCCCGGCAACCGGTATTATCTCGGTCTTCCCGCTACATTTCTTCACACGAAAAACGCTTTGCTTCTCATGTTCGTCTACCATTAATACGGATGAGTGGGTGTTGATGAATACCTGATCGGAGGCTTGCGATAAATCGAATAAGGCTTTTTTAAGGTGTCGTTGTGCCCCTGGATGGAGGTGTAGTTCGGCTTCATCGATGAAGAATATGAAAGCCTTTCCTAAAGCATCATTTCGCCGATGATCTGCATGCGCCTTAATTATTGCCAGCATAAGGGCGCGTTGCATCCCGTCGCCCTTGTCTTCTGCGGCAGTCGGGACTCCATCGTTTAATCGAGTTGTGAAGTTTTCGAACAAATCCTCAATCGATGGCTCCCCAACCTCAAATTGAACGTCCGAGCAGTCTGGGAATTGCTGTTGAAGATGGCATTTCACATCATCAGCCAATGCCGCCAGTTTTTTGCGAATGCCTGACTTCTCAGATTGAAAGACAGCTTCAAAGGAAGCTTTGAACTTTTTGTATTCCTCATCACCCTCAAGAATGCCGGTGAGGACTCCTCCAAGGATTTGCCCGATGGGGGTTTTGGAGGAGTAGCCCGAAACGTCTTTGAGATGTTTTGTGGCTTCGATAAATTCAAAACGCGGGATGCAATTGTTGAATGCCGGGTCAGTTCCCGTTGGTTGCTTTTTCCATTCATTCGTTTTTGGGTGGAATACGTAGCGGGCCTTGGGATCCCCGGTTGTTCGCCGAACACGCATGATGTCAGATGTTTCAACAATAGCTCGGAGCTTGGTCTGATTCTCGGCGTTACTTATCTGTTTGATTCCATCCTGAACACCAGAGAAAGTTAGTTCTACAACGATTTCACCGTTTGGAGAGAATGTAGAGCGAATTTCATTTAGTTCTCCCTTGCCGCCATAAAACCATTCCAACGCCTTGAAAACATTGGTTTTGCCGTGGTTATTTTGTCCAACCAAAACATTAAAAGCCATAGGTTGGAAATCGACTTTCTCTATTGACCTGAAATTCTCAATGTGAATGTGGCTAATTCTCATTCGTCTTCATCGCCTAATTCAGGTTCATGGGTTAACGCAGACAATTCAAGCCCCTCAATTTCCTGCAACGTCTTCCCCGCGATCCCCTGCAAATCGCCATACATGCCGACAGTCCCCTGCATAACCCGTTCGATCTGCTCTTCGC from Elusimicrobiota bacterium carries:
- a CDS encoding ATP-binding protein, whose amino-acid sequence is MAFNVLVGQNNHGKTNVFKALEWFYGGKGELNEIRSTFSPNGEIVVELTFSGVQDGIKQISNAENQTKLRAIVETSDIMRVRRTTGDPKARYVFHPKTNEWKKQPTGTDPAFNNCIPRFEFIEATKHLKDVSGYSSKTPIGQILGGVLTGILEGDEEYKKFKASFEAVFQSEKSGIRKKLAALADDVKCHLQQQFPDCSDVQFEVGEPSIEDLFENFTTRLNDGVPTAAEDKGDGMQRALMLAIIKAHADHRRNDALGKAFIFFIDEAELHLHPGAQRHLKKALFDLSQASDQVFINTHSSVLMVDEHEKQSVFRVKKCSGKTEIIPVAGQSKQDVIFQLLGGSPADLLLPANFLIVEGPSDKLFLENLISRFYRDKPSIQVVAAYGNDERAHQSMDAINLVFKPLDTPIYRDKLTILIDEPYGDTEKRRLNNFRSEHPRLDKNKQIYVLPVKALEEYYPDRWKNLGLGKLVWAERVAKEITKDEFEKKMSVVYNAINQCWDRAYINNQVNPIPSSSAPPCS